AAAGAAATTTATTAATCCGTTCTGCAGCTTCTGCCAGAACTTCTGTTGGCTGAACCAAAGCGATTCTTACGTACCCTTCACCAAGTTCTCCAAAAGCATCACCAGGAATTACTGCTACTCCTGCTTTTTCAATTAATTCAAATGCAAATTTCCGGGAGGTCCATCCTACTGGAATTTGAGCCCAAATAAACATCGTAGCTGGAGACTTTGGAACCTTCCAGCCACTTTTAGCAAGCCCTGACATTAAGGTGTCTCTACGTTTTTCATACTCTCTTTTCTGCATATTTAGCGAAGTGAAATCTGAGGTTAGGGCCACTTCAGCAGCTTTTTGAATCGGATAAAAAATTCCATAATCAATATTCGATTTAAGGGCTGCAAGAATTTGAAGTGCCTGCTCATTCCCAATTGCGTAACCAATTCGGCAACCTGCCATATTGAATGTTTTTGAAAGAGAATTAAATTCAATCCCTACCTCTTTTGCACCCGGAATTGACATAAAACTAATCTGTGGATGATCATCAAAAATTAATTCAGAATAAGCAAAGTCATGTACTACTAGGATGTTATGAAGCTTAGCAAACTCAATTACTTTTTCAAAAAAACCTTTGTCAGCCAGTGCCGTTACAGGATTCCCTGGATAGCTGATGATCATCATTCTTGCTTTCTTAGCAATTTCTAATGGAATTTGATCTAGTTGCGGAAGATACTGATTTTCTTGTAGAAGTGGCATTGGATATATTATTCCTCCTGCCAGGGTCACACTTGCTTCATAAATAGGATAACCCGGGTCAGGAACTAAAACATAGTCGCCTGGGTCAATCATCGCAGTGGCTAAATGTGCAAGTCCATCCTGCGAACCCATAAGCTGAAGGACCTCTTTAGAGGGATCTAAGTCAACAGAATATCTCTCTTTATAAAAATAACAAACAGCTTCATTGAACTCAGGCATTCCTTTCAACATATAACCGTACCTGCTCGTGTCATTCGCATACTTTACAAGCGCATCCACCACAAAAGATGGGGGCTGGAAATCTGGACTTCCAACGCTCAAATCAATAACATCCATTCCATTTTTAATGGCTTCTTGTTTTCGATTGGAAACTTCCGTAAAAATACTAGTTGTTAACTTTTGAATTTTTTTAGATGCAACGAGATTCATAGTCATACACCTCTATATTTTCATTTTTGTAAAATAATACTTATACTTGAAAATATAGACTTTTTTCAAAAAATTTCAAGGATTATAAAAGATTATACTTATATTTTTTCGAATAATTAAAAACTATTTAACTAGTTCTTTTACTTTCGCAATACTAATCCCTGTCGTTTCTTCAAAATCAAACAAGCTGGAAGGCATATCCGTAAACCTTTCTAATTCATTGTAGGCAGGAATACCGTGATAAGACATATCTAGGCCTTCGTCTTCCTCTCTTTCAGCTGCACGGTAACCAACCGTTTGCTGACAAACCTTCGCTATAGCTACACCGCCAATTATCCCCCAAATCACAACTACCACAGCGCCTAATACCTGCACTTTAAATAGTGAGAAGTCACCTGTAGTTATAAGACCATTAGAAGAATCGAATAGTCCCACTGCAATAGTTCCAAATACTCCATTGAAGCCATGTACTGCCACAGCTCCAACAGGATCATCTACTTTTAAATTATCAATCAATAATGTTGCATAAATAACGATCAACCCACTCATTCCACCAATAACAATTGCACTCCATTGAGAAACAAAGGCACATCCCGCAGTTATTGCGACCAATCCGGATAGAATTCCATTTATGGTCATACTCGGATCAGCTTTCCCATATTTTTTTAGTGTCATCATTAAAGCAACCATACCACCACTTGCACCTGCTAACATGGTATTAATAGCGACTGGCGCAAGTGAAGCATTTGATGCATCAAGCGTGCTTCCAGCATTGAAGGCAAACCAACCAAACCATAAAATAAATGTACCTGCTGAAGCTAACGGAATATTACTTGGAGCAAATACGTTGGCACTGCCATCAGAATTAAATCTTCCTTTTCTCGGACCTAGAAACTTTGCCATCGCAAGAGCAGTAAAGCCACCAACCGCATGAATGGCTGCAGAACCCGAAAAATCTTTCATTCCTAATTTTGCTAGCCAGCCATTGCTATTCCATATCCAATGCCCTGATATAGGATAGATAAAGACGGTAATCATCACTGCCGTCACGATATATGCTTTAAAATTCATTCGTTCAGCTACTGCACCCGATACAATGGAAATACATGCAACAGCAAATCCCATTTGAAAGAGGACATAAGCTGTCCCAGGTAATTCGACCGGCAAGGAGATCATTTGTGGACTGCCAAAAAGACTTGTACCGATGATTCCCAAGTAATCTTTTCCAAACATGACTCCAAAGCCAATCATCCAAAAGGCTAAGGCTCCAATTGTTAAATCAACAAAAATCTTCATCGTTACGTTAACTGCATTTTTTGTTCGAACTAATCCTGCTTCAAGTAAACTAAATCCACCTTCCATAAATAAGACCATCGCCGATGCCATTACAATCCAAACGGTATTTAAGTACATTAGCTCCATCGCTATCCCCTTTCCTGATTAGCCAAATCATCAATACTAGAGTCAGACGCACCAGTGCGAATATTGTATGCTTCCAAAATGGGGTAAACATAAATTTTTCCGTCCCCATCTTCCCCCGTTTGAGCTGTTTTAATAATTGTTTTAATGGTTGGCTCCACCATAAAATCTGATAAAACAATCTCCAACTTTACCTTAGGATGGAGAGTTACCTTATAACTTTTCCCTCTGTACACACCTTCTGTATCTCTCTGCTTCCCTCGACCAACAACTTGAGAAACTGTGAATCCAGTTATGCCAATATTTTTTAGCCCTTTAATCGTTTCTGTAATTTTCTCTGGTCTAATTATTGCTTCAATTTTCTTCATTTTTGTGTTTCAGTCCTTTATGTTAGTTTTTCTAACATGGTATGTAACGAATTATAACAGAAGATAGATCAGTGTCAATGGAACAAAATAAATTTTCAGATTACTGGCTTCAGAATTACAAGTTACAAATTTTATTTATTAATATTAACTTTTAAAAAACTTTTATTTTAAGTTATAGATTTTTCAGTTTTTTTATGCGAAAATAATAACTTAAATTATATAGTTATATAGACCTATTAGTAATCTATTACACACTGGAGGATTCATATGAAATTTGGTTTAACGGGGAAAATTACAACAATTGTCATTCTATTATTCACAATCAGTTCTATACTTGTTACGTCGTTTAACTATACAGCTAGCTACAAGCAAGTGGAGAAAGCAGCAGGGGTTGAACTTGATGGCTGTGCTAGTATTACCACAGGGATTATCAACACTGAAACACTAAAAGCCGCGATAAACGGAAATGCCTCGAAAATAAAAGAACTAGAAAAAGAAGTAAGTTGGACCGTTAAAAAGAAACAAATTTTTCAAGATGCATACATCTTAGACTTTAACGGGAAAATTTTAGCCGCTGATCATTCACTTCAGTCCCAGGGGTTTAAATCTGGGCAAACCTTTTATATTGATAAAAAAGCAGTTAATATGGTTATACAAATGAAGCATCCAGCCTATTCGAAGGTTTATACATATGGTGGTATTAAGCGTATTACAGGGTACGCTCCCATTTTTGAAGATCAGGATCCATCCAAACAGATAATCGCCATCAATGCTATTGATTTTGACGCAAAGATTATTACTGAAAGAACTTGGGAAATGGCAAAAGGAACTCTTTTATTGCAAATTCTTATCCCCATTATTGCAGCAGCCATTACGATTTTCTTTGTCCAATCAGCCATATCTCCTTTAAAAAGAATAAGCTCCCATGTGAAAGATGTTGCTGGAGGCAATCTGAAGGTGGAAGCCATTGAAATAAAATCTAGAGATGAAATTGGCCAGTTGGGTTATGATTTTAATAAAATGGTCGAAAGTTTAAAATTAGTGATCGAAAAAGTCCTATATAATTCTGAAAATGTCGCCTCGGCTGCAGTTCAATTAGCAGCTGGAACTGACCAGACCTCCCAATCAACTTTGCAAATTTCAGAAGCTATTCAAGAGATTGCTCTAGGTGCTGAACAACAAGTGGAAAATTCAATAGAAGCCAATCAGATTGTATACATGATTAGCCAAGAAATGGGCAAGATTGTAAAAATGATGAAAAATGTACATTTTTCATCAAAGGGTGCTGCTACAACCGCTGAACACGGGAACACCGTTATTCAAAGTGCCATTGTTGAAATGGCACATATAAACGAATTTTCCGAGTCCATTTCTCACTCTGTCGAGAATTTGCAAACTAAATCTCAAGAAATTGGAAAGATCGTTTCCTTGATCCATTATGTAACCGAACAAACAAATCTACTTGCCTTAAACGCATCAATCGAATCAGCAAGAGCAGGCGAACACGGAAAGGGATTTGCGGTGGTTGCACAGGAAGTGCGTAAATTAGCGGAGCAATCAAGCCATGCTGCCCAGCAAATAGGCCATATTTTAACTGAAGTTCAGCAAGAAATTTCTTCAACCGTTGCTATTTCGAATCAAAGCTATAATAGTGTCAAAAGTGGAATAGATACAGTCGAAAAAGCTGGGGAATCCTTTCATCAAATACTTGACTCTGTTTCAGGAATATCCACTCAAATTGATGAAGTATCCAATGCTATTAAACAGATAGATGACGAAATGCAAATGGTTACTGCATCTTTCCAGAAAATTGAAGCCATTTCCCATAGTGCTCATGATCGTGCAAAAAATATTGCTAACGAGGCCCAACAACAAACAGCTTCAATGGAGGAAATTGCCTCATCAACAAACCTATTTGCGAAAATGGGTGAGGATTTGAAAGAGGCAGTGGATAAATTTAGAGTTTGAAGCTAAAAAATACTAGGCAAAGAAATTAGGCCTTATTTATGTGGTTTTTTAGAAAAAAGAAGTTCTTTTTAAACGAAAGTCATTGCCATTGTTGCGTTTCTGCATTAGTATATATTTTAATATTCAGTTAATAATTGACGCAGCTTTGGGAGTGGATTGGATGATTAAAGTATTTCGTTACCTGTTATTTTTCTGTGGTTTAGTTTGTTTTGGGTTGGGAAGCGCTCTTGCTGTAAAAGTGAAATTTCTCGGCTTACACCCTTGGGATGTACTAAATGTTGCACTATTTCAGCACTTTGGTTTAACGATCGGAACATGGTCAGTCATTTGTGGACTTTTCCTTGTTTCTATTTCCTTAATTGTGAACCGAAAATATATTAATATCGGTACATTTTTAAATGCTTTAATGATCGGACCTATTATGGACTTCTTTCTTTGGACAGATATTCTTCCTAATCCAACCCATTCGTGGGTTGATTATCTGATTCTCCTTAGTGGAATTATCATTACAGGGATTGGTGGGGGAATGTATGTTGCAGCCGGAATTGGTGCAGGGCCAAGAGATGGGTTTATGCTTTTCATTTCTGATAAAACAAAATTAACCGTTAGCCAAGCACGGATCACAGTCGAGAGCCTCGTCTTAATTGTAGGTTATTTTTTAGGTGGTCCTGTCTTTCTTGCAAGCTTCGTTTATACTTTTATCCAAAGTCCAGTGTTCCATCGTTCATTAAAGCTTTTTAATAGAGTCGTAGATCGTGTTGCTGAGAAAAAACTAACAAAGGGGATTATTTATTCCGAGAAGTTCTAAATACACCAGTGTTAATTAAAAAAAGGCATCCTATTCTCAAGAATAGATGCCTTTTTTTACTAAACTATCCTTATTATTTTCACAAACATAGCTACCACGGTTATCAATTTTCAACAGTTTAACACCCATCATGGGAAACTCTTGCTTTAGCGATTGGACCAACTGTGTTCCTTTACCATCTTCTGTAAAACAAAGAATAGTCGGGCCTGCACCGCTTAAGGCAACTCCAAATGCACCTGATGATTTAGCATAACTTTGAATCTCATCGTAAAAAGGTATGAGTGGCTTTCGAAACGGCTGATGGAATAAATCCTGTTCCATCATTTTACCAGCCAAACTCCAATTTTCACTGAGGAGTGTTGCAACTAGAATATTTGCTTTTGCAGATGCCTGGACAGCGTCATTGTAGGAAAAAGTAGTTGGCAATACTTCACGTGCCACTTTCGTCAGTAATTCTTCTTGTGGAATTACAGCAACAATCTCAAGTTGGATCGTTGGAAATGAGACTATTTCAACCTGATTTTGTTGATAGCAACCAATGACAAGCCCCCCAAAAAGTGAAGCGCCAGCATTATCAGGGTGGCCTTCCAATTCGGTTGCAAATAAAAGTTTATCATGCTTTGTTAATCCTAGGTTTCCAATTGTGTCCGCCAGTTCAATACCAGCAACAATTGCCGCTGCACTTGAGCCAAGCCCTCGTGCCAATGGAATGTCACTTTTCATTTCAACTTTACATGGGTGCAGTATTTTTCCATATCTAGTAGCAACTTGCTTAGCAACCTGACAAATAAAATGTTGTTCATCTCCTGGAAACTGTTCTAATTCTCTTGATTCAGTAATGAACTCCCATTTATCATTTAGTTCCACTTCTAAAGTTAAATACAAGTCAACTGCCAATCCGATTGAATCAAAACCAGGACCTAGATTGGCTGTGCTTGCTGGAACCTGAATGATGAATCGTTCTTTTAGAGTCATTGTCGAACAACTCCTCTTATATGTTCAGCAACTGCTAACTCATCATTTGGGAGTTGTACAGGTTTTAATAAACTACTAGCAATTGCAGTATCTGGATCCTTCAAACCGTTACCCGTTAGCACTGCAACAATTCTTGCTCCTTTTGAAATCTTTCCATTAGTAATGCTTTTAAAAATTCCCGCAAGTGAAGCACATGATGCTGGTTCAGCAAAAATCCCTTCCACTGCAGCCATTTTCTTATACGCGGCGATGATTTCTTCATCTGTTACTTCATCGATCAAACCTCTTGATTCATCCCTTGCATTTACTGCTAATTGCCAGCTCGCAGGATTACCAATTCGAATGGCTGTTGCAATTGTTTCGGGACTTTCAAAGACCCGATTGTGGACAATTGCTGCCGCGCCTGCAGCTTCAAATCCAAACATTCTTGGCAGTCCAGTACCCTTTTTAGCTGCATACTCTTTAAATCCTTTCCAATATGCACTAATATTTCCAGCATTTCCAACTGGAATGGCCAAGATATCTGGTGCACAACCTAATTGATCACAAACTTCAAAGGCAGCTGTCTTTTGGCCTTCTAAACGATAAGGGTTGACAGAATTGACCAATGTAACAGGCTCACTTTCACTGATATGACGAACCATATTTAAAGCTTCGTCAAAGTTCCCGTCAATTGAAATGATTTCCGCCCCATACATCATTGCTTGCGCAAGTTTACCAAGAGCAATTTTCCCATTCGGAATGACAACAATACAGTTTATCCCTGCTCTAGCTGCATATGCGGCAGCAGCAGCAGACGTATTTCCAGTGGAAGCACAAATGATTGTCTTGCTTCCTTCTTCAACAGCTTTTGCCACTGCCATAACCATTCCACGATCCTTAAATGATCCAGTTGGATTTGCTCCTTCCACTTTCACAAAAAGTTCAACATCCAATTGTTTAGAAATCTCTTCAAGTTTAATTAATGGAGTATTCCCCTCATTTAATGTAAGGATAGGTGTCTCGCTATTTACAGGTAAAAATTCTTTATAAGCTTCTAATAATCCTGGCCATCTCATATCGAATTCCTCTCTACTCTGTATGAACTTTTTATTTCTTTCACTGCATTCATATCTCTTAATTGCTGCATAATATGCTGATAGTTCGTTAAGGAAGCACGATGTGTCACCAAAACAATTTCTGCTACTTCATTTTTCTTTACTGGCAGCTGCAATATCTTTTCAAAGCTTATGCCATATTTAGCAAAAACTGTTGTGATATCAGCAAAGACACCAACCTCATCTTGGACATGGAGACGAATAAAATACTTTGCGTACTTTTCATTATCTTCCTTTAAGTTTTTGAAATATTGTGGTGTGACCGCACTTCTGCCATTCACTTCCAATCGTAAGTTCTTCATAACTCCGACTAAATCGGAAACAACTGATGTTGCTGTTGGCAAGCTGCCAGCACCAGGTCCGTAAAACATCGTTTCACCAACAGCTTCCCCGTAAACGTAAACAGCATTATATTCATTTTGAACAGATGCAAGCGGGTGATTATCAGATAAGAATGTCGGCTGAACACTTACCTCTACTTTTTCACCTTCACGATGGGCATAGCCAATTAATTTCATTGTATAGCCTAGCTGTTTTCCATACCGTAAATCAGCTTCTGTAATATTGGAAATCCCACTAGCACTAACATCAGCTAAATCAATATTCATTGAAAAGCCCAATGTTGCTAAAATGGTCATTTTTCTTGCTGCATCCAAACCTTCCACATCTGCAGTAGGATCCGATTCAGCGAAACCAAGATCTTGGGCCTCTTTTAGAACATCTTCATAAGCACGACCTTCTTGGCTCATTTTTGTTAAAATATAGTTTGTTGTCCCGTTAACAATCCCCATCATTTTCGTAATCCGATCTGATGCAAGGCCATCTACTAAACCTCTTAAGATCGGAATACCTCCTGCAACACTAGCCTCATAAAATAAATCGCACCCATTTTCAGCAGCTACCCTTAGTAGCTCTGATCCATGCAACGCCATTAAATCTTTATTCGCTGTTACAACATGTTTTCCCTGTCTTAAAGCTTTAAGTAAATAATCCTTTGTTACTCCAACTCCACCCATGACTTCTATGATAATATCAATTTCCGGATCATCTAAAATATCATTCGAGCAAGTTGTTAGCATGCTCTGTTCCACATCAACTGATCTTAATTTTTCTAAATTTTGCACAAGTATTTTTTTTATAACCACAGGACATCCCACTTGGTGCATTAGCTTTTCTTGATGATCTTCAATAATAGTTACAACACCAGTACCTACTGTTCCTAATCCTAATAAACCAATTGAAATTGTCTTCATCATTACCCCTCCACCAAAATGTCTTTTTAATATGTACAAATGTTTTTATATAAAAGACATTATATGACTCTCCATATTTTTTTACAATAGTATAATTTAATGAAAAAAGCATGTAATCGCTTACTACGGCAGTATATATACATTTCTATTTTTCAGAAAAATTTTAAAAAATAATTATTTTATATTACCTATTTACAACATTAAAGGTGCAGTTGTAGAATATTCTTAAAATAACAAACTTTAGGAATGATTAGTAAATTAAAAGTGATGATGAAGACGGTAGTAAGAAAAAGCTGCAGAGAGCCGGTGGTTGCTGTGAACCGGTGCTTCTTTCTTAAAGTAGCCTCGCCAATTTGACAAGCCCCTTTAGGGCGATGACAGTGACGTAGCTAAAATACCCAGCCCTTCTGAACTGGCGTGCTGAAAGTAAAAATAGGCGCGCTCGGCAAAAACCGTTAAAAATTTGAGGTTGCTATTTTTAGCGGCAAAAAAGGGTGGCACCACGTATACCACGTCCCTTATAACAGGATATTTATTCTGTTATGAGGGGCGTTTTTATTTTTATAAAATGAGAAGGGAAGATGTTACTTATGCTATTAAATCAACAATATTTATTCACTCCTGGTCCTACTCCCATTCCTGATCGTGTAAAACATGCCATGAATCACCCGATGATTGGGCATCGTGGTAGTGCTTTTCCACAACTACTTGAAGACGTATCTACCCGGTTAATGCCCATTTTCGGTTCTGAAAATCCCGTCACTGTGATCGCGGGTAGCGGAACATCGGCTTTAGAAACCGCGGTTGCAAATGTAGTTGAGGAAAATGATGACGTTGTTGTAATTGTTACCGGTGCTTTTGGTGACCGCCTTGCCAGCATTTGTGAAGCCTTTGGTACAAACGTCCATCGTTTGAATATTGAATGGGGGAAAACATGCGCTCCTGACCAGCTTGAAGATTATCTGAAATCCCTTCAAAAGAAAATTAAAGTTGTGTTTGCCACCTATTGTGAAACCTCTACAGGTGTTCTAAACCCAATAAAAGAGCTTGGAAGGGTTACAAAAGAATTAACCAATGCCCTTTTTATTGTCGATGGGGTGAGTTGCATTGGGGCTGTTCCGGTTGATATGGCAAACTGGAATATAGATATCCTTGTTGCTGGATCACAAAAAGCATTGATGCTACCTCCTGGATTAGCGTTTGTTGCAGTCAATCAAACGGCCAAAGAGGTGATCCAAAA
The Neobacillus sp. PS3-40 genome window above contains:
- a CDS encoding LL-diaminopimelate aminotransferase — translated: MNLVASKKIQKLTTSIFTEVSNRKQEAIKNGMDVIDLSVGSPDFQPPSFVVDALVKYANDTSRYGYMLKGMPEFNEAVCYFYKERYSVDLDPSKEVLQLMGSQDGLAHLATAMIDPGDYVLVPDPGYPIYEASVTLAGGIIYPMPLLQENQYLPQLDQIPLEIAKKARMMIISYPGNPVTALADKGFFEKVIEFAKLHNILVVHDFAYSELIFDDHPQISFMSIPGAKEVGIEFNSLSKTFNMAGCRIGYAIGNEQALQILAALKSNIDYGIFYPIQKAAEVALTSDFTSLNMQKREYEKRRDTLMSGLAKSGWKVPKSPATMFIWAQIPVGWTSRKFAFELIEKAGVAVIPGDAFGELGEGYVRIALVQPTEVLAEAAERINKFLC
- a CDS encoding ammonium transporter, with amino-acid sequence MELMYLNTVWIVMASAMVLFMEGGFSLLEAGLVRTKNAVNVTMKIFVDLTIGALAFWMIGFGVMFGKDYLGIIGTSLFGSPQMISLPVELPGTAYVLFQMGFAVACISIVSGAVAERMNFKAYIVTAVMITVFIYPISGHWIWNSNGWLAKLGMKDFSGSAAIHAVGGFTALAMAKFLGPRKGRFNSDGSANVFAPSNIPLASAGTFILWFGWFAFNAGSTLDASNASLAPVAINTMLAGASGGMVALMMTLKKYGKADPSMTINGILSGLVAITAGCAFVSQWSAIVIGGMSGLIVIYATLLIDNLKVDDPVGAVAVHGFNGVFGTIAVGLFDSSNGLITTGDFSLFKVQVLGAVVVVIWGIIGGVAIAKVCQQTVGYRAAEREEDEGLDMSYHGIPAYNELERFTDMPSSLFDFEETTGISIAKVKELVK
- a CDS encoding P-II family nitrogen regulator — its product is MKKIEAIIRPEKITETIKGLKNIGITGFTVSQVVGRGKQRDTEGVYRGKSYKVTLHPKVKLEIVLSDFMVEPTIKTIIKTAQTGEDGDGKIYVYPILEAYNIRTGASDSSIDDLANQERG
- a CDS encoding methyl-accepting chemotaxis protein, whose translation is MKFGLTGKITTIVILLFTISSILVTSFNYTASYKQVEKAAGVELDGCASITTGIINTETLKAAINGNASKIKELEKEVSWTVKKKQIFQDAYILDFNGKILAADHSLQSQGFKSGQTFYIDKKAVNMVIQMKHPAYSKVYTYGGIKRITGYAPIFEDQDPSKQIIAINAIDFDAKIITERTWEMAKGTLLLQILIPIIAAAITIFFVQSAISPLKRISSHVKDVAGGNLKVEAIEIKSRDEIGQLGYDFNKMVESLKLVIEKVLYNSENVASAAVQLAAGTDQTSQSTLQISEAIQEIALGAEQQVENSIEANQIVYMISQEMGKIVKMMKNVHFSSKGAATTAEHGNTVIQSAIVEMAHINEFSESISHSVENLQTKSQEIGKIVSLIHYVTEQTNLLALNASIESARAGEHGKGFAVVAQEVRKLAEQSSHAAQQIGHILTEVQQEISSTVAISNQSYNSVKSGIDTVEKAGESFHQILDSVSGISTQIDEVSNAIKQIDDEMQMVTASFQKIEAISHSAHDRAKNIANEAQQQTASMEEIASSTNLFAKMGEDLKEAVDKFRV
- the thrB gene encoding homoserine kinase, yielding MTLKERFIIQVPASTANLGPGFDSIGLAVDLYLTLEVELNDKWEFITESRELEQFPGDEQHFICQVAKQVATRYGKILHPCKVEMKSDIPLARGLGSSAAAIVAGIELADTIGNLGLTKHDKLLFATELEGHPDNAGASLFGGLVIGCYQQNQVEIVSFPTIQLEIVAVIPQEELLTKVAREVLPTTFSYNDAVQASAKANILVATLLSENWSLAGKMMEQDLFHQPFRKPLIPFYDEIQSYAKSSGAFGVALSGAGPTILCFTEDGKGTQLVQSLKQEFPMMGVKLLKIDNRGSYVCENNKDSLVKKGIYS
- the thrC gene encoding threonine synthase; translation: MRWPGLLEAYKEFLPVNSETPILTLNEGNTPLIKLEEISKQLDVELFVKVEGANPTGSFKDRGMVMAVAKAVEEGSKTIICASTGNTSAAAAAYAARAGINCIVVIPNGKIALGKLAQAMMYGAEIISIDGNFDEALNMVRHISESEPVTLVNSVNPYRLEGQKTAAFEVCDQLGCAPDILAIPVGNAGNISAYWKGFKEYAAKKGTGLPRMFGFEAAGAAAIVHNRVFESPETIATAIRIGNPASWQLAVNARDESRGLIDEVTDEEIIAAYKKMAAVEGIFAEPASCASLAGIFKSITNGKISKGARIVAVLTGNGLKDPDTAIASSLLKPVQLPNDELAVAEHIRGVVRQ
- a CDS encoding homoserine dehydrogenase, which translates into the protein MMKTISIGLLGLGTVGTGVVTIIEDHQEKLMHQVGCPVVIKKILVQNLEKLRSVDVEQSMLTTCSNDILDDPEIDIIIEVMGGVGVTKDYLLKALRQGKHVVTANKDLMALHGSELLRVAAENGCDLFYEASVAGGIPILRGLVDGLASDRITKMMGIVNGTTNYILTKMSQEGRAYEDVLKEAQDLGFAESDPTADVEGLDAARKMTILATLGFSMNIDLADVSASGISNITEADLRYGKQLGYTMKLIGYAHREGEKVEVSVQPTFLSDNHPLASVQNEYNAVYVYGEAVGETMFYGPGAGSLPTATSVVSDLVGVMKNLRLEVNGRSAVTPQYFKNLKEDNEKYAKYFIRLHVQDEVGVFADITTVFAKYGISFEKILQLPVKKNEVAEIVLVTHRASLTNYQHIMQQLRDMNAVKEIKSSYRVERNSI
- a CDS encoding alanine--glyoxylate aminotransferase family protein, encoding MLLNQQYLFTPGPTPIPDRVKHAMNHPMIGHRGSAFPQLLEDVSTRLMPIFGSENPVTVIAGSGTSALETAVANVVEENDDVVVIVTGAFGDRLASICEAFGTNVHRLNIEWGKTCAPDQLEDYLKSLQKKIKVVFATYCETSTGVLNPIKELGRVTKELTNALFIVDGVSCIGAVPVDMANWNIDILVAGSQKALMLPPGLAFVAVNQTAKEVIQNCQSKRFYLDLNRYFSSYDKERSTPFTPAVSLIYGALEVCNMIEEEGFLHVIKRHQLLRDMLRVGLKAIELPLLVTDEEASTTVTAVRTIDESSKQIKKVLQEKFSISLGGGQKALKGKIFRIGHMGYCTPFDILKVLGSIEMALNGLVGRQVLGMATQRAQEVWIKNV